The proteins below are encoded in one region of Methanosarcina barkeri 3:
- a CDS encoding 50S ribosomal protein L22 has translation MARINYSVKGDPETTSKAMGSELHISPKKSREVCCKIKGMKVPEARKFLEDVIALKQAVPFKRHHDGSGHRKGPMAAGRYPVNASKEILKILKNAESNAEYKGLEPASMYITHAAIQRGRVIHGFMPRARGRATPKDTDTVNIEMILSEVR, from the coding sequence ATGGCAAGAATTAATTATTCAGTTAAGGGAGACCCTGAGACTACCTCTAAGGCTATGGGTTCCGAACTCCATATTTCCCCTAAAAAATCCCGTGAAGTCTGCTGCAAAATTAAGGGTATGAAGGTTCCTGAAGCAAGAAAGTTTTTAGAAGATGTAATTGCTTTAAAGCAGGCAGTCCCATTCAAAAGACACCATGATGGCTCAGGACACCGAAAAGGTCCAATGGCTGCAGGCAGGTACCCTGTTAATGCTTCAAAAGAGATCCTCAAGATCTTGAAGAATGCAGAAAGCAATGCCGAATATAAGGGACTTGAACCCGCAAGTATGTATATCACCCACGCTGCAATTCAGCGCGGGAGGGTAATTCACGGGTTTATGCCAAGAGCCAGAGGCCGTGCCACTCCTAAAGACACAGACACTGTAAATATTGAGATGATTCTTTCCGAGGTGCGTTAA
- the rpl3p gene encoding 50S ribosomal protein L3: protein MASIHRPKRGSLAFSPRKRAKSHIPRFRSWPEATGEPKLQSFAGYKVGMTHVIMVDDTKNSLTQGMEISVPVTVIETPAIRVAAIRAYAEDSTGEKAIAEVWAADLDPELKRRIPIPAAENMAETLGNIGKMIEEGKVSDIKAVTYTLPKSLTGVPKKTPDIMESGISARDLSTKFEYAKSIIGTLVSVTDVFKTGTLVDTAAITIGKGTQGPVKRWGIQLMKGKHSRQGSLRQVGTLGGFNPRHVNWRVPQMGQTGYHQRTEFNKRILRIGSDGEEVTPEGGFINYGLVRGDYVLIKGSVPGPSKRLIRLRDPIRAKKADLGEPNILHISRESKQG, encoded by the coding sequence ATGGCAAGCATACACCGACCAAAACGAGGTTCCCTCGCATTCAGTCCGCGCAAGAGGGCAAAGAGCCACATTCCACGGTTCAGGTCCTGGCCGGAGGCTACAGGTGAACCAAAGCTACAGAGTTTTGCAGGGTACAAGGTGGGCATGACCCACGTGATCATGGTTGATGACACTAAGAATAGTCTTACCCAGGGTATGGAAATTTCCGTGCCTGTTACTGTCATCGAAACTCCTGCAATAAGGGTCGCAGCCATCCGGGCTTACGCAGAAGACAGCACCGGAGAAAAGGCAATTGCTGAAGTATGGGCAGCAGATCTGGATCCTGAACTTAAGCGCAGGATCCCTATACCAGCAGCCGAAAACATGGCCGAAACCCTTGGAAATATTGGAAAAATGATAGAAGAAGGCAAGGTAAGCGACATCAAGGCAGTTACCTATACCCTGCCAAAGAGCCTTACCGGAGTCCCTAAAAAGACCCCAGACATCATGGAATCCGGAATTAGTGCCAGAGATCTCAGTACCAAATTCGAGTATGCAAAATCAATTATCGGCACTCTTGTAAGCGTCACAGACGTTTTCAAAACCGGAACACTTGTTGACACGGCTGCTATTACTATCGGAAAAGGTACACAGGGCCCAGTAAAGCGCTGGGGTATCCAGCTCATGAAGGGTAAGCACTCCAGGCAGGGCAGCCTTAGACAGGTCGGTACCCTTGGAGGTTTCAACCCTCGCCACGTTAACTGGAGAGTTCCACAGATGGGTCAAACAGGATACCACCAGAGAACCGAGTTCAACAAGCGCATCCTTAGGATTGGATCCGATGGGGAAGAAGTCACTCCAGAGGGAGGCTTTATAAATTACGGCCTTGTCCGTGGAGACTATGTGTTGATTAAAGGCAGCGTTCCAGGACCTTCAAAAAGGCTTATTAGACTTAGAGATCCGATCAGGGCTAAGAAAGCCGATCTCGGCGAACCGAATATCCTTCACATAAGCAGGGAATCCAAGCAGGGGTGA
- the rpl4p gene encoding 50S ribosomal protein L4, translating into MATAKTIDLTGKAVREIELPDVFDVDYRPDLIKKAVLAAQANRLQPYGPRLYAGMETSARGWGSGRGTSHVPRLVNSSRAARVPHARGGRRAHPPKPEADRSEKVNTKERRYAIRSAIAATRDPTLVSLRGHIFEAELPIVTENALEDLDKTKQVIEFLQAIGVYEDVLRAKYGRHIRAGRGKLRGRKYKHKKSILIVAGENAPILKAARNLSGVDIATVDSLNAELLAPGTHAGRLTIWTESAVEKLEGAFQ; encoded by the coding sequence ATGGCTACAGCAAAAACAATAGACCTCACAGGGAAGGCTGTCAGGGAGATTGAGCTTCCTGATGTGTTTGATGTGGATTACCGCCCTGACCTGATTAAAAAGGCAGTGCTTGCGGCACAGGCAAACAGGCTTCAACCCTATGGTCCCCGTCTCTACGCAGGTATGGAAACTTCCGCAAGAGGCTGGGGTTCAGGGCGAGGCACATCCCATGTTCCAAGGCTCGTAAACAGCAGCAGAGCTGCAAGAGTTCCTCATGCAAGAGGCGGAAGAAGAGCTCACCCACCAAAACCGGAAGCTGACAGAAGCGAGAAAGTCAACACTAAGGAACGCCGCTATGCAATCCGCTCCGCAATCGCAGCAACAAGGGATCCGACTCTCGTAAGCCTGAGAGGCCATATCTTTGAAGCTGAACTTCCAATTGTTACGGAGAACGCTCTTGAAGACCTGGACAAAACAAAGCAGGTAATAGAATTCCTGCAGGCTATCGGAGTCTATGAAGACGTGCTCAGGGCAAAATATGGAAGACATATCAGAGCTGGCCGCGGAAAGCTAAGAGGCAGGAAATACAAGCACAAAAAGAGCATCCTTATTGTTGCAGGGGAAAATGCCCCTATTCTGAAGGCTGCAAGAAACCTCTCAGGAGTAGACATTGCAACAGTGGACTCACTTAATGCCGAACTGCTCGCACCTGGCACTCACGCAGGACGCCTAACTATCTGGACAGAATCCGCAGTTGAGAAACTGGAGGGTGCATTCCAATGA
- a CDS encoding 50S ribosomal protein L2, giving the protein MGKRIISQNRGRGTPTYRAPSHKYKAELRHPRVDENTSIQGKIIDLEHDPARSAPIAKVAFENGEELLLLASEGVAVGSTIECGDDADVQPGNIVPIGKVPEGFFICNIESKPNDGGRFVRSSGVYATVVTHEPNRTAVSMPSGNIKWLNPKCRAVVGIVAGGGRVDKPWLKAGKKYHKMKTRAAKYPRVSGVAMNPRDHPFGGGAWKHPGKPTTVSRNAPPGRKVGLIAARRTGMKR; this is encoded by the coding sequence ATGGGTAAAAGAATCATATCACAAAACAGGGGTAGAGGTACTCCGACCTATAGAGCTCCTTCTCACAAGTACAAGGCAGAACTGAGGCATCCTCGCGTTGACGAGAATACGTCGATTCAGGGGAAAATCATTGACCTCGAGCACGACCCTGCTCGCTCAGCTCCTATAGCAAAAGTCGCCTTTGAAAATGGGGAAGAACTTCTCCTGCTTGCTTCTGAAGGGGTTGCAGTAGGGAGCACAATCGAGTGTGGAGACGATGCCGATGTCCAGCCAGGAAACATAGTTCCTATAGGAAAGGTGCCTGAAGGTTTCTTTATTTGCAACATCGAGTCGAAGCCAAATGACGGTGGCAGATTCGTGCGTTCTTCCGGTGTATACGCAACTGTCGTAACCCATGAGCCTAACAGGACTGCAGTGTCAATGCCTTCAGGTAACATTAAATGGTTAAATCCGAAATGCAGAGCAGTTGTCGGTATTGTTGCAGGAGGAGGCCGGGTTGACAAGCCATGGCTCAAAGCCGGGAAAAAGTACCACAAAATGAAAACAAGAGCTGCAAAGTATCCCAGGGTTTCAGGAGTTGCCATGAACCCGCGTGACCACCCATTCGGTGGAGGTGCATGGAAGCATCCGGGCAAGCCTACAACAGTTAGCAGAAACGCTCCGCCTGGAAGAAAGGTCGGACTGATTGCAGCTAGAAGGACCGGAATGAAGCGCTGA
- a CDS encoding 50S ribosomal protein L23, with protein MSSINYPFVTEKAMMLLDENKLQFIVDTRSNKKQIVEDVEKLYGFKVKSVRTMTTMKGTKKAILTFEDPESAHEIATRIGLM; from the coding sequence ATGAGTTCAATCAATTATCCTTTTGTTACTGAAAAAGCGATGATGTTGCTTGATGAAAACAAGCTTCAGTTTATCGTGGATACCAGGTCAAACAAAAAGCAGATCGTAGAAGACGTTGAAAAACTGTACGGGTTCAAAGTAAAATCCGTGCGAACCATGACCACCATGAAGGGCACGAAAAAAGCAATCCTGACATTCGAAGATCCTGAATCTGCACACGAGATTGCAACCCGGATAGGACTTATGTGA
- a CDS encoding 30S ribosomal protein S19 encodes MAKKSSSRLPKRKGEYTYRGKTVSELQELSLEEFAELLPSRERRSIKRGFTDGQKKVLHDFKEGKKVRTHHRDMIILPEMIGQTIEIHSGKGFVSVDLQPEMIGHRFGEFAPTRSRVTHGSAGVGATRSSKFVPLK; translated from the coding sequence ATGGCTAAAAAATCATCATCAAGATTACCAAAGAGAAAGGGTGAATATACCTACCGCGGGAAAACCGTCTCAGAACTTCAGGAACTGAGTCTTGAAGAGTTTGCAGAACTCCTGCCTTCAAGAGAACGCAGGAGCATTAAACGCGGGTTTACCGACGGACAGAAAAAAGTTCTGCATGATTTCAAGGAAGGAAAGAAGGTCAGGACTCATCACAGAGATATGATCATTCTTCCTGAAATGATCGGACAGACGATTGAAATCCACAGTGGGAAAGGCTTTGTGAGTGTAGACCTTCAACCTGAAATGATCGGGCATCGTTTTGGAGAATTCGCACCCACAAGATCAAGAGTTACACATGGCAGTGCTGGTGTGGGAGCAACCCGTTCAAGTAAATTCGTGCCACTGAAATGA